One window of the Rhodococcus sovatensis genome contains the following:
- a CDS encoding TetR/AcrR family transcriptional regulator: protein MPRIVDPTERRQRIFEAVFDVVVESGIEQVTLRAVADAAGLAIGSVRHYFPARDELIAAASNEIIDRVSARIEAHRDRLDGNEDRLTIAEDMLGELLPLNERTSREVTVWLEIVTSGRTDPVLAAAAGRLFAGSSSMARLIVVRAELASEAETALETERLAAVIDGLALRATLHPDMTPPTVARNVVRRHLSQLRTTKPSDS from the coding sequence GTGCCGAGAATCGTAGATCCCACCGAGAGGCGTCAGAGAATCTTCGAGGCGGTCTTCGATGTGGTTGTCGAATCGGGAATCGAACAGGTCACCCTGCGTGCGGTAGCCGACGCAGCAGGTTTGGCGATCGGTTCTGTGCGCCACTACTTTCCGGCGCGTGACGAACTGATCGCCGCCGCCTCGAACGAGATCATCGATCGAGTCTCGGCTCGCATCGAGGCGCACCGAGATCGGTTGGATGGCAACGAGGACCGTCTCACGATTGCCGAAGACATGTTGGGTGAATTGCTTCCACTGAACGAACGAACGAGTCGGGAGGTCACCGTCTGGCTCGAGATCGTCACATCGGGACGTACCGATCCAGTTCTGGCGGCGGCGGCTGGGCGGCTCTTCGCGGGATCATCGTCGATGGCCAGGCTGATCGTCGTGCGAGCCGAGTTGGCCTCGGAAGCGGAGACGGCACTCGAAACCGAAAGGTTGGCGGCCGTGATCGACGGACTCGCACTCAGGGCAACACTGCATCCGGACATGACGCCGCCGACGGTTGCCAGGAATGTGGTCAGGCGACACTTGAGTCAGTTACGCACAACCAAGCCTTCCGATTCGTGA